In one Aricia agestis chromosome 21, ilAriAges1.1, whole genome shotgun sequence genomic region, the following are encoded:
- the LOC121737859 gene encoding facilitated trehalose transporter Tret1-like — MLIFGRAIVMSLETLLFSAVPVYSSEIANKEQRGALGTLLQISVSLGMVVSLSVGPYTSYVTFNIVVACAIAITMIPLLFLPDSPYYLYSKGRIEESRAVLTLIRGSETLVEEEIDGYEKAKESKVDVSKMALIRNRMFRKSLILGLMLGIGTTLLGFTAVTFYLQTILETTGVSLQPEISSVISGVIQLVGSACSTPITRNFARKSILKISLTGYAIGMIFLGVFFKVTEPEDFIIEGFLNYLPIISLVTVIFCYNVGIGSLYFLIAAELFDDIGRAFGFSIFLATTTFLTFLVTRYFSLMTNILGPAVTYWIFSGFTMMLIILITLFLPETKGKTFSQIQQSLDNTMKNDNVETGLKQ; from the exons ATGTTGATATTTGGCAGAGCGATTGTGATGTCGCTAGAAACCCTGCTTTTTAGCGCTGTACCTGTCTACTCGTCGGAGATAGCTAAT AAAGAGCAACGTGGTGCTTTGGGAACTCTATTGCAGATCTCCGTGTCGCTCGGCATGGTGGTGTCCCTGTCTGTTGGTCCGTACACTTCGTATGTGACCTTCAACATTGTGGTGGCTTGTGCAATAGCCATCACCATGATACCGCTACTGTTTCTACCTGACAGCCCTTATTACCTTTACTCGAAAG GGCGCATAGAAGAATCGAGGGCAGTCCTTACACTAATCAGAGGATCAGAAACCCTGGTAGAAGAAGAAATAGACGGATACGAGAAAGCCAAAGAGAGCAAAGTTGATGTCAGTAAAATGGCACTGATAAGGAATAGAATGTTTAGGAAATCTCTAATCCTAGGTCTCATGTTGGGCATCGGGACCACTCTGCTCGGATTTACCGCTGTCACTTTCTATCTGCAAACGATTCTTGAGACGACAGGAGTGAGTCTTCAACCAGAAATATCGTCGGTTATATCTGGTGTGATCCAGTTGGTCGGTAGTGCTTGCTCTACGCCGATTACGAGAAATTTTGCCAGAAAGTCAATTTTGAAAATCTCGCTGACAGGATACGCCATTGGAATG ATCTTTCTGGGAGTTTTCTTCAAAGTGACAGAGCCAGAAGATTTCATCATTGAAGGATTTCTGAATTATCTCCCAATTATCTCTTTGGTTACCGTCATCTTCTGCTATAATGTTG GAATCGGCTCCCTCTACTTCCTGATTGCTGCAGAGCTTTTCGACGACATCGGCCGTGCTTTCGGCTTCTCCATCTTCCTGGCAACTACCACCTTCCTTACCTTCCTGGTCACCAGATACTTCTCTTTGATGACCAATATCCTCGGACCTGCTGTCACTTATTGGATCTTCAGCGGTTTCACCATGATGCTGATCATTCTCATCACGCTATTCCTCCCGGAGACCAAAGGGAAGACCTTTAGTCAGATCCAGCAATCTTTGGACAATACCATGAAGAATGACAACGTAGAGACAGGCTTAAAGCAGTAA
- the LOC121737745 gene encoding facilitated trehalose transporter Tret1-like has translation MKFLVPSADTIRQYGFVIIVNLSVFTTGMNLGWPSPVLVKLRDPDQTPLPRPITENEGSWLVSVGFLCGAVTNLGVGWLLDTIGRKYSILLTTLLKFLTALLFIFSTQVWMLIFGRAIVMSLETLLFSAVPVYSSEIANKDQRGALGTLLQISVSLGTVVSLSVGPYTSYVTFNIVVACAIAITMIPLLFLPDSPYYLHSKGRIEESRAVLTLIRGSETLVEEEIDGYEKAKESKVDVSKMALIRNRMFRKSLILGLMLGIGTSLLGFTAVTFYLQTILETTGVSLQPEISSVISGVIQLVGSACSTPITRNFARKSILKISLTGYAIGMICLGVFFRVTEPEDFVIEGFLNYLPIISLVTVIFCFNVGIGSLYFLIVAELFDDIGRAFGFSIFLATTTFLTFFVTRYFSPVTNILGPAVTYWIFSGFTVMLIIFITLFLPETKGKTFSEIQQSLGNSTKNDNVEKGLRK, from the exons ATGAAGTTTTTAGTGCCTAGTGCAGATACGATAAGACAGTATGGTTTTGTTATTATAg TGAATCTAAGCGTGTTCACCACTGGTATGAACCTGGGTTGGCCTTCACCAGTGCTAGTGAAGCTAAGAGATCCTGACCAAACTCCACTGCCCAGACCCATTACTGAAAACGAAGGGTCGTGGTTGGTGTCCGTGGGTTTCTTATGTGGAGCAGTAA CCAATTTAGGTGTAGGCTGGCTTTTAGATACTATAGGACGGAAATATAGTATTCTTCTAACTACTCTGCTCAAGTTTTTAACAGCTCTCCTCTTCATCTTTTCAACACAAGTATGGATGTTGATATTTGGCAGAGCGATTGTGATGTCGCTAGAAACCCTGCTTTTTAGTGCCGTACCTGTCTACTCGTCGGAGATAGCTAAT AAAGATCAACGTGGTGCTTTGGGAACTCTCCTACAGATCTCCGTGTCGCTCGGCACCGTGGTCTCCCTGTCGGTCGGTCCGTACACTTCGTATGTGACCTTCAACATTGTGGTAGCTTGTGCGATAGCTATCACCATGATACCGCTACTGTTTCTACCTGACAGCCCTTATTACCTTCACTCTAAAG GGCGCATAGAAGAGTCGAGGGCAGTCCTAACACTAATCAGAGGATCAGAAACCCTGGTAGAAGAAGAAATAGACGGATACGAGAAAGCCAAAGAGAGCAAAGTTGATGTCAGTAAAATGGCACTGATAAGGAATAGAATGTTCAGGAAATCTCTAATCCTGGGTCTGATGTTGGGCATTGGGACCTCCCTGCTCGGATTTACCGCTGTCACTTTCTATCTGCAAACGATTCTTGAGACGACAGGAGTGAGTCTTCAACCGGAGATATCGTCGGTTATATCTGGTGTGATCCAGTTGGTCGGTAGTGCTTGCTCTACGCCGATAACGAGAAATTTTGCCAGAAAGTCAATTTTGAAAATCTCGCTGACAGGATACGCCATTGGAATG ATCTGTCTGGGAGTTTTCTTCAGAGTGACAGAGCCAGAAGATTTCGTCATCGAAGGATTTTTGAATTATCTTCCAATTATCTCTTTGGTTACTGTCATCTTCTGCTTTAACGTGG GAATCGGTTCCCTCTACTTCCTGATTGTGGCGGAACTTTTCGATGACATCGGCCGTGCGTTCGGCTTCTCCATCTTCCTGGCAACCACCACCTTCTTGACCTTCTTTGTCACCAGATACTTCTCACCGGTGACCAATATCCTCGGACCAGCTGTCACATACTGGATCTTCAGCGGTTTCACCGTGATGCTGATCATTTTCATCACGTTATTCCTCCCGGAGACCAAAGGGAAGACCTTTAGTGAGATCCAGCAATCTTTGGGCAACAGCACGAAAAATGACAACGTAGAGAAAGGCTTGAGGAAGTAA